GTTCTACATAAAATTGTTCTACACAAGGACAGAGAAAGTATCTGCATTCTTGGATTTCATGATTTGTGCTTAAATTAATTGCAGATGCCTTATGCCAAAACTCTGTTTCAAATCCCTCTCTGCTTTCTGTGCTACGATCCTTCTAGAGGTTATTGGTGTAACTATTCCAACTATCAGTTTCAAAATCATACAAAataatattctgtaataaaataTCATTTGCCTTGTGCTATGTAAGTACTGTTGTCCGTGCTGTAACACAGCGATTGTGCAGTACCTGTCTGGGCTCGTTGGTGCCCATGAAGAAGGAATGTCCCACGAGGCCTTCAGGTAGACCCCCGCTGCTGCAGACACCTGAGCCACGCTCCGACGGCTGCCCGCAGGAGTCGCAGATCACCGTGCGGCTCCGCAGGTTGTACTCGTTCTCCGCACCGCTCGTGCTGTGAGCTCCCTACAGGGGGAGACACACAACAAGGCGAGTTACTTAACACTGCCGCTCCACCGGGAGATGCTGCAGTCAAAGGGATCTGAGCGTTCCGTTGTTACTGATGCGTGATGTACGAGGTTTTCTGGATTATTTAGGAGTGGCCTGAAACAGAAGGGGAATTTACCATGTCCTCATCATCGTCGTCATGGAATAGGGTGCGTGTCACTTTCCTCATGGCCATTTCCTGGTGGTGGATCGAGTAACAACATGTTAAGTTACTTCAGTTAACGGAACAGAAATGCGTGAGGTTAAGGGTACGTGAAGTCAAACCTCTCCGTTAGCACTAATAAGGATGGTCTGCAGGAGGTCGCCGGTGCCCCAGGAGTTCTGGGTCTTCCAAAGCAGGTCAGTGGGAGGGTTGTGGGTTCCACCGCCAGAAGCAGCCCAGATCTGAAAAGTCAAAGGTCACAGAGTTTGCAAGAGATAATGTAATTAATTGATGAGCTGCTACTGACAGACAAAGGATTGAAGACTTAAAGGTGCTCTGTGGACCTTTATTTGGTGTCTGGACAGGCATGTTGAATTTCCTTCACCATTTGCAAAAAGGTCAAATTTCTTTGGGAGAACTCTGACACCTGCATTGTTTAAAAACGTGTCTGCTAGTTTTGCGGCCTGCATTAAGCTGGCACATCGCTGCTTTCCTTGGTTAATAACCAACGCGTGGCAGGAATGTGCCTAACGTCACGCTGGCTTATGTGCAAAACAGGGACTCACTCCTCGAAACATTGATCCATAAAACTACAAGTGGTcaacaaacccacacaggcaaacacataAGGGAACTGAAAATGTCTGCGTTACTTACAGTCACATTTCCTCCAGCCTTCAGGCTGAACTTGGGGGGAAACTTGTAGACGATGGGGGTGGCGGACCCGACTTGCCTCTTCACCTGCCAGTTGCCCAGTGATTGATCCTACATGAGAGACATGGGAAGAGAGgaattaaaatttatttcagtcCACAAAATAGTTATtcaaaaataagacaaaacaagagaaaagcaATTAATcctcaaaaacacaacagacaaaatCTAACAAAGATTTTTACAGTGTAGGCTGAAGCTACAGATTACTGCACCTATCCTTTTTAAACTGTATGTATTTGACTTTAAAAGTCACACAAAGATCACAATATTATAACCACACTACTGCCAGAATGCTATTTTTGATCATACATTGGTATATGTCTAACCAGGACAACACTTACAGTATCTTCCTGTTTTAAACTAATCGCCAGTAGGACtgtttcataattttaaaagaaCAGTAGGCAGCCTGAGGTTAAcaatatgttgttatttttattatattcttGTTATCATATGTTATTATCTGTGAGTGCAGCGTCAGTGCTGTGAAATGGCCTTAAACCAGGTTATAAGGGGTTTGAAAAAGCAGCTGATAGACAGACCCAGTTACCTCGTCGGCCTTGTTGCTGAGACGGATGTACTTGCCCTCCAGGTCAACCTCGTCCACAGTGATGCGGCCACTGGCTGAGGCGTGCTGACTGATGCGAGTCTTGGTCACAGTGCCCCCCACCATGCTGGAGGTCTCGCTGTCGTTGTCATTGAGGCGGCGCTTCTTGGTGCTGGCTGTGCCGGAGGAGTTGCGGCTGCTGGAGGCGGTGGCTGAGGAGTGGAGCAGGCGGCTTGTGTGGCCGTGGCCTGAGCCCGATGTCCGGGTCACTGTGACCTTGGTGGGCGGAGGGCTGGGTGACAGACGCAGCCtggggagggatggaggaagaggttTAGATCATAGATACAGACAAAGGGAGTTAGTGTTGCACTCAGATACAGTCTCACATTGTAAAACCAACAAATGGTTGGCGCTCCAAAAGCCCCAAACCAGAACTGATCTAGGAAAGACTGCCTCTGTTGTTAGTGCAGCAGTCTTATGAAATAATCTGCATCAAAACACTTAAAACCTCTCAATAACTTTAATACCATTGTTAATGACTTTTCTCCGCCTGTGATTGCGTTCACCGAGCTTGTCCCTTGTTCACTGTCAGTGTTAAGTGATATTAATTGACTATTCTTgttgcagtcatttttttcctttgtattcTGCAGCTAAACTGTTAATAGGGCCCCGCTGTAAAAGAGCATGTATCCTCAGCCAACTTACCCGGcacaaataaaagtttattaaaatgaaattcattgcTATAAACTTGAGAAATGCTGCACAGGGGGGCTGCGGGGATGGAGAAAGCCGTCTATTGATACATTTATGAATGTaccaaagaaaaatatgtctttGAGGTTTTAGAAATACTTCCCCGGGACAATTAGTCTAAATGCtaaatgataatgatatattTCAAAACGGACGCTGACACAGAGTGGGGTggacagcagacacacacatggttCTGTTTATACCACATTAGGTGTAGTATATGAAGAAGACTGTAAATGTGCAGGTGGACCATCTTGGACGTGGGCAGATGATGAATTTAATGTCACAACAACTCTTGGAGCTGCACAGAAAGAAAGTATAACTCTGAAGAGACCGGTGACTGACAACACGCTCGGATCAGCTGCTTTGACTTGTGTTGCTGCTTTCAGTCTTAGATTGATTAACAAAGTCAATATAGaggaattcatttttttgtgtaatgagGAACAAGTACAAAAGTTTTGCAGCACTGCATATAACAGTTCAGTATTTGCCTGTTATGCCTACAACAAATTCTTCACTGACTTGTTAGTGATCTCCCTCGTCCTGCAACAACTTGTGGACTTCAAGGTGTCTCCAGGGGGCAATGTTTTACAATTGTCTGTCGGCTGTTTTTACGACAAtctcacctctcctcttctccctccagCAGCTTCCTGTAAGCATTAATCTCCATGTCCAGCGCCAGCTTGATGTCCAGCAGCTCCTGGTAATCGTCCAGCTGCCGCTGCATCCGGGCTCGGATCTCAGCCATCTCCCGCTCTTTATCCTCCAGCCGCCGCCTCATCAGGTCCCGTTCCCGCGACAGAGCCTCCTCCAGGTCCCGCACCTTGGCCTCGCTCGCCGCCAGCTGATGTGGagaggggacacacacacacacacacacacacacacacacacacacacacacacacacacacacacacacacacacacacacacacacacacacaaacaaaggttGGTCAAATTAAGACTGGCCAATTAAGCAGTCTGTTACAGCACAAACACGAGTTGACGAGTGAGGTGAAGCTTAATGTTAAATTAATCAGCGGTGCTTAGAACAGTGCTCTGGAGCATTCATGTCATTATCAGTCAGCCACACAGCAGCACGGCCAGTAAAACCACTGGACAGATAACAAACCGCTGACAGATAGTGTCAATGACTATGACTGggtgtgagtgcgtgtgtgtgtgtgtgtgtgtgtgtacctgcttCTGCAGCTGGCTGAGCTGGCTTGACATGCCCTCCACTCGAATACGGGtctgctgcagctcttcatGTGCAGCTCCCACCAACTGGCTGTTCCTGTCAGCTGACTGACGGGCGTTCTccaactgacagacagagagagatggcaCAGTCAGCTTTCAGCAGCGGTTTACTGCTCTGAACCACCTGAGGGAAACCCtgctgtttgacagaaaaatgcagtCTTCGGCGTGTTGCTCCTTACGATCTTTCCCTTTAATTTAACTAATTCAGGAACAGTAATTCCCAAAGCAGTTCTCCTCATGGGGTCCGGCAAAACAAATAACGGTTTAGCGATGGTTTCATTTGCAAATAAATTTCAATGATAAAAACTGTTGTGTTTATCCACATTCCTCATTAAGATTCCCACAGGACGGTGGGTATGTCTGTTAAATTAATTTCCCTTCTGCATGAAGATGAAAGGCAAGAGAAAAGCTATAGATGGATTCTTATACACAGATAAACCGAGACACTGATTATGTAATAAGGGTGCACATCAATATTGTGCATTATCTGAGTTGTGGACTGTTTAATAACAGAGCAACCACATACAAACCTGAACTACTATGAAGACTACTGAGTAACAGTCTCTACTTGGACTCTAGGTGGCGACAGAGCTGTGTCTCCTGCAACAGCCAGACTCACCTTAGACTGGTAGGTCTTCTCAAGCTCCGCCTTGTAGAGGCTGACCTGATCCTCGTGCTGGCCTCTGAGCTCGGTGAGGGCCTCAGCCAGCTTGCTCTCAAACTCCTGCTGACGTCCGCTGTCAATCTCGACCACGCGGGACTCATACCGACGCTTGGACTCACGTAGCTCCTACAGACAACAGtagagagaggaagactgaCATAAGATGCTGGAAAAACGCTTTTAAACACAGGTTGGTTATGCTATCAGTCTTAAGAGCACTTACTTTTGGTTTCTTCTATTTTCCTCGTCACAGGACTAGTCTTATTTGGAAATGTGTTGATTAGAAACTGAACTTTTATTACCTTATTAAACTACAAAAAGTCATTTGTATCGATGTTTGGTCTATTTTCTTTCGGGCActataaacaatttaaacacTCCACCTGTAGAAACATGCTATGGTCAATAAACTTAATTGCACTGATTAGTCAGTTGCTGTGCAGTAATTATTTGTTTAGAGGAGCAGAGCTCCAGCAGATGAATCTACTGCTCTCTTGACCTTTAAGCTAATTCTAATCATTATGTTTAAGcttgggacacacacacacacacacacacacacacacacacacacacacacacacacacacacacacacacacacacacacacacacacacacacacacacacacacacacacacacacacaaaaacaaaacatctttggCCAGTCCTGGTCCAGAGTGTGAtctgaccaaaaataaaaaattgtgacTTAATCATGGCAAGAATTTAAATGCTTGTAAATGATGCTACTTGTACTAcgatttatcatttattatttgaagATAAAGCTAAGATGAAATGAAGTAgggtgagaggaaaaaaaaaaaaacgcatctGCGAGACAGATGTGAAAAGGggaatgcaaaacaaacaagtagGTGGTTGGAAGCGAATCAATATCCTgtggaaaagatgaaaagtagGACAGATGACTTAGACCGCTGAACAAAAATAGAAGGGTTAAGGTGAAGAGTACGAACCTCACTGTAGATGTTCTTCTGGAACTCCAGCTCCTCCTTCAGGGTCTGCAGGCGGTTCTCGGCGTCCACTCTCCTCAGCATCTCATCCTGCAGCTGCCTCTTGGCATCGACTAAGTTACCGTCCAactgggagggaggaggaggaaagagaaagagaggatgaggacggagatgagatgagagaaATGCTCTTTCATCAGGGCTTGTgagcggggaaaaaaaaaaaatctaacgCAGCTCAAGGTGCAATCAGTGCTGCCTTGTTTGAGCTgtgaactattcttttaagaGAAAAACCTGTAGTTCCTAAGTGTGGCCAGTGGGTGGAGTAAGGCCACAACTGCATCTACATCAGTCCTGTGGTACAATTCAttgataaaacaaacagcagagaatgCAACCTTGTCTGCCTCACCACATTGTCCTCATTCATAATAAACTGCCTGCAGGGGTTTACATAAAATTACTACTTCCACTAAAGGTATTTCTGCACTCAGGAGGTAgacattcatttcaaatgtcaGAGACAGTGCGGCTTTGCCCTCCCAACTACTGATTGTTTTTCTAACAGGTGGAAACTAATGCTTTTAGACCTTTTCCCCGTGATCCAAACAATGCAAGTCCTTAGAGTTTAGCAGAATGGTGATGTAAACAACAACAGGGCCACAACGGAGTTttttggctgctgctgtgtcGTGCGGAAGATGTCCTCTATAAGCCGAAATGATCCTGATATTAGTGGAGACGCTTGCTGTGCCACAACGGTATAAATTAACAtgcatttctgacattttacctTGGCCAGCTGGGCCTTGAGGTCCTTTACTTCAGCCTCCAGGGCCCGCTTCTCCCCCAGGGCCGTGGTGAGGGAAGCATCTTTCGAGTTGAGCAGGGCCTCCAGGTCCCTCAGTCTGGCCAGAGCTGCCTCCAGGTCAGACTCCTTCTTACTGTTCCTGTGAAGACAAGAGACAGGTAAGACACGGATATTAGCTTGCTGGTTCTTCCCCGCCGTATGCGTCATTATCACCGTCTGCTGTATGTGTCCTTCGTATCCCTGTTGTTGAGTTTCAACTGTggcctctcttttttctctccggCAATGtaacttgtctgttttttcaggaTTGCTCtcattaacatattaaaaaatttttttttttgactcatgTCTTTGCAGTTTGGGAACAGATTATTTGGCCTGTCTGGATCTGTGTAAATTTATGTTATGGCTTTAAAAACTCATaccaaaatgttaaatgttgctGAGTAGCATTAAACCTATCACTAAGATTACCCACCTGTTATTctattctgattttattttccttgtcattgtgtttttaaaatgctgttctGATACATTTCCCTGCCTTATTTAAAACGCCCTCCGAATTGCCTCTGAGTTTCAAAAGTACTGTACAAATAAAGTTTCCTCAACTTTCCTCTGTAACATCGTTTTTACATATGATCAATGCACTACAAGTAGTTTTCTTTGAGAGTTTTACATAATCTATTCTCCCCACCCAGTTATTGTATTTCTTTGGTAACTGTGAGTCATGATTTACTTTGGGCTCCCATTAAATGCACTGCTTATCAAGTTGTGCTAGTGCTAGCACAACTTGATAAGCAGTGCATAACTGTGCTGCAGTGACGGAAGCTGTGGATGACACAAACGGCCATTGTACAGTACAGTGAGTGCAGCAGTTGGCCACTGTGGACTGAATTCAGAGCCCGTTAAGCTCAATCTCAAGGGAACCTGTGTTGAATAAAGAGCATTCACGTTTGTTGCGCATGTGCTTGTGCAACGTGTGCCCCGCCTCTCCTCTAGCATCTTTACAGGAACCAATTTAGAGTACTGgtttgaagagaagaaaaaaaaaaaaaaaaaaaaaaaaaaaacttggatagagccatgggaaaaaaaagtacattcccagcagaagatggagagagaggagggcaaGATAGAGTGGTTGTTAGCAGTATAGGTGGTTGATGCACAGCCAAGGAGGAAATGGGCTCCCTATTATCCTATTTGGCCCTGTGGGCTAGTCTTCATTGTCACTAATAATGGCCATCTGCTGGGGGAGATGGCTTCCAGGCTGTTCACACAGACCTCTCAGTCCTCCGGTCACTACCAGCCGGGTGTTAGGACAGCCAGTGTATGGACGAGCAGGCAGAGTGAGCTGCAGATACACTTTAAACGgtggcacaaacacactctcgGCAAGATAAAGTTACTCCACGGCAGAATGCTGATTTACAACAAAGATCGAGTCCCTTCACTACCACCTCAGAAGCCaaactgtaatttatttgtttatcataCAGAAATCAATATCTACTGTATCCAACAAACACCAATGAGGCTTTTGAAGGGCATGGAAAGACAATTCTGCTTCCTGAAAAGAGCCGGGACAAAGTGACAAGACCAACTGGTGAAAATAGCAGAACCACACTGTGGCTGCATGCTTAATAGATAAACTCATGTACAGAGATAAACAGATGTACAATCATGCTTAGAGAACTCGAATGGGTAATTATATAAATGTCCCCCCAGACTGCTCAGTGTTCagattcaaaaaataaaaattaaaaaataaaaaaggaaggggAAAGCCCAGTGTCTGAGTGGGTCTAAATTAAATAAGCATGATGGccgcaaatacacacaaacacacacagacacaaacaagacaACTTTCTTGTTTGTATAAACTTTCTCCAAATGTTACAATGGAACATTGTTACAATGGAATTTATAAAggcagttgccagtttattaagGACACCTCACTAAAATAAGGAATTCCACCTTTATGAAGGATATAATGCTCAGTTTCTGGGTTAGGGAGGTGTTGATTCtactttatggtcatttttggaggctgtagtttgtcGCGATTGTGAACTTTATTGCGTTATACAGGCAGGtgtttatattctattttttctattttatattctAAGTGTATATATTctatgaaaatgcaaaaattaccTTTTCCACAGCCCTTAACTGAATTTAGATGATCAGATGTTGGGACCAGATGTTAATACATTCcttttttgcagcagcagcagcaatgcaCCAATTCATATTTATAAACTTCACTAGTCCAAGTACAGCCCTCTACCTTTTAGCAGCTAGTTGTAAAAGTCTCACTCAAGGGCAGATTGTTCAACCCCATTCCATTGCGTAATCCGTACGTTATTGCAAGTGCAACACTAACAAACACGCCAGGAGAATGCTGAGTAGATCGCAGAGCCGGGGAAGTAAGAAAAGGAGTTTTTGAAGTCAACTTTTTCCTGTCGTAATATTTCAAGTCATGGAGTCAAGTATGCAACTCTTTACAACCCAGGTGTACAGGTACTTGAGATTATGGCTAAACATGCACggagaaaaacatcagtgtgtcaggaacatgaacacacacacacacacacacacacacacacacacacacacacacacaaattaacacCTACAAAACATTCTCTGAATTCTTGAACAAACAAAGACCAGAGCCTGCAGTAACACAGTTGCCCCATACGAACAAGTCAGCGATCAATCAGTGTGAAGGCGCCTCCTAGACAGGGAGATTAGTAACTGGGGTAAAATGAGACATGGTTACTACTGTATAATTTTACTGACGGctatttttatgtgattataaTAGAATTTAACCACCTCTGTTTCAGATGTGCTCCCTAAGGCTTGTGTAGCTCTGTAGGTGTGATAAAAACCCCTTTCCCAAGGCTGCTTTTGTTATTGTGGAACATTTTAAATCCACCACAGTGCTGCTCATTAACATATTATGGCCTTAAATAATAAAGCCGAATTGACTCAAACACGTCTGtttaatgagagagagagacaaagagagacaagttttctttttattaaactgGGCTTTGAGGTGTGattgcatcacacacacacacacacacgtttacacatttgtttacagCCGGAGATCAACATTACTTGCAACTGTACAGCTCTTTGTCTTGATGTTCATATTCTTTTCAATGAAAGATAACACTCTGATTCTGCAGACAGATGAATGCTTGTGAGTTCGTCTTGGTGGCTGCTCTGACGTTCATTAGTACTAATGGGCCCCGTGGACCAGCTCCAGGAGTGACTTAATGGACAGAAGTGGATTTGGCATACTCACATGCTGCTTGACCATTTCTATTCTCCTCATACACAAACGCGATGGTAAGACAGAGAGAATTTGAGGCTTTTGATAGAAACTTCTTGTATTAGTGTGACTTCAGTACGAGTGGCCCCTATGACATGCACCAATTACATTACACGGGGAGCAGATGCCTTTACTGTAGACACAGTGGCACTTTGAGCTAAGGactaacatcaacatgctaacatgctcacagtgacaatgcttaAAGTTTACTTTATTCaccgtcttagtttagcatattcATGCTAACATTCGCTAAGTAGGAGCCGAGGCTGATGGGGATGTCATAGGTCTTTTAACTATTTGGTCATTATCCACAGAATTGGACAGATTAAAATTTTGgccctgatgatggcgctagatgaaaagttcaccgaagtgattacaattcatcctgagggggacatgaaggTGTGAACAAAGTTTCATGGCGATCCATCCAATAGTAGTAGAGAGATTTCACTCGAAGTGGGCTTGCaactaagaattatttttattatcgattaatccattgattattttctcgattgatCAATTAGTTGTTTGTCAATAcaatgtgagaaaatgtgtaaaaacgtCCAGTgaaccagagaattttgacatagaagaaaaaaaagactcaaaacgATCAATGGCTTATTAAAGTACTTGTATTATTTCTCTGTCAACGGACTAATCAACTAAATCAACTCATCCTTGCAGCTTCAGCTCAAAGTCATAAATGTCATCTTTCGTGGTGGCACTAGGGAGAAAAGTCATCATCTGAGaaccgtgaatgtctgtacaaaatttcatggcaatccaatCTAATCTAATCAATCCAATCtaatagatgttgagatattacagtctggaccaaagtgctaGACGGAAAAACCAACGTACACTGCCATCCCTACCACCACGCTGCTAGTGTGGTGAAAAATcaagtcagacaaaacatgatAATGACATGAATGTACAGTAGGGTGGTAAAGTATAATGAGTTATGACATTGTGGTTCTGGTCTGTTCTGTACACAGACTTATGACATAGTTACATAtacctgacctctgaccttaaTGTAGAAAAGTGTGAATGGTACccagagagttttttttttcagtgtaattacAAATATTACTGTTGTCGTCATCAGTGCTCGGAGCAAAGCTTTagatttaagatttaatttcTTTATGTCATGAGTAAGACCTTCTGCATTGTGCAGCACTTTCGGGGTATTGGACCAGAGGTACACTACCAAATTACATTCAGTGTGGGGTGCTCTCAGGCTTTCGTCTAACAGAGCTGATGCAGACAAGATCAGCTGTCCAGCCTGCAAACACAGCGGCGGCTGAGCTCAAATTGGGTCACAAATATGGAAATTGCTCCGTTTGAACCCGTCAAAGTCGACTTAATTTGGAGTATGGCTCTAGCCTTAGGTAGGTGCTCTTCGGGAACTGAAGAGACCCGCGTGAGTAAATGCAACTTCCACAGCTAGTCCGTTAGCAAATATTTATTAAACTGATTTAGTTGTTAACACACTTATAAATTGAACCagagacattttaaatgctATAGTTGCGCTGCACTCTGACAAAATCaactataaaaacagaaatcagtGGATAAGTACAGTGCAAAAAATATTATACAACAATAACCACTGGCTACAACAATAGGACTTGAGTTCAATATGTGTAATACATACTGGTACGATGGACTGGTCTGTACTGTTCTTcaacatgttttctttgcttCTGGCACCTCCAGGATGCTGTTCCTGCATGTTGGCTTAAAAGAGTGGGAGGCAGCTGAAGACAATGGAAGGACATCAGaaaatcttgtgtgtgtgtgcgcgtgtgtgtgtgttcatatttcTCTGTGTACCCATGTGTCCAGGGGGgttgtatttgtgcatgtttgagtgtgttctgcactgtatgtgtgagggAGCGTTGACTGCCGAATGTGTGTGTAGCACCATGTAAGTTAAGTGCATTAGTGTACTGAATGTGTGCGTATCCATGTGCGTACGAAATCAACCCAGTGTGTTATGAAATGTGTTTGCCTGCAAATACAGTGCGTTTGCATATATCTCCCTGCACATGTGGGTCCCCGTATACTATTTACACAATCCAGTGCATGGGGTGTGTGAGTTTTGCTGCCATTTGCTTGTGACTACCTGTTTATAAAATCCAGTATGAATGGTGTAATTAGAGAGCTTCAGCATAAATATTGCCTGACTCTCTGTTTACATTCTGTTCCACTGAAGCACTGAAGTCGCTCAGCCTGCGCTCAGGACATGGGTGTGTGGAGTAACTCTGCGGTTATTTTCTAAGAATCACACTATTAATATTGATACTACTACACAAAATCAGCGTGCGAACAAATATGGTACAGAAAATGACTGAGAGCCAACAGATGAACAAAGAAATTCAGATCATCTTTGagaaattacataaataaaatctttttttttttttttaaactgcctcTTTCATCAAGATAAGAGAAATCTGTTGCAAGCAAAACAAGGCAAGAGGGTCGTTTCTAGGCTTGCAAACTGAGAGAAATGTTTTAGCCCAAAGGGCAGTGCTTTGCATTTTATATTCTGCAAAGAAAGAgggaattaaaaacagaaatagagTAATTTTGGCAAGcattattcttgtttttttgagtgTAGACCACTTGTCTCATTTATCATGCTTTCtttcttcccacacacacaaatgtctgctctcttgaaaaaaataatgtattactgaaaaataaaggtttataaCATCATTCCACCCTTTTCAGCTGCAATATCAAATCTTTTTAAGGCATTTTGTTTCAGAGCAAATAGAGtaaatgacacattttgaagcacaaagacaaaatgggAGCTACTGGACAGAGACAGTGTGAGATGGGGGAGAGGGGGGCAGGCTAGTGGGGGagtgtgaaatggaaaatgtgaaaagaaagagacaaaaagaaaaagagaaagagggagaataaTAGAGATGAGAaatctgaggaggaggaggaggaatttGTTGGCTCGGCTCCCAGCCTCAAGGATGACTCACAGCTATCTTTGTCCAGCCCAGTAACGAGAAACGAACCCCGCCTCgtggagtgaaagagagaaaaaagcccACTCCCCCCTGTTTTGCTATGCCGTTGCCACGGCAACCGAGGCCTTGTCATCAGGCCTACTAGCATGCCATTTCCACCATGCTGTGGACGCAGTGGAATAAACGTGTGGACTTTTCTGTGGAGCTCTTCAAACTATCTCAGGACTGAGGGGGCGTGCTTTTCCTACCCTCCTGAAGGAGACTCTAACCCATAATTTCTTTGGAGATAAAACAGATGAATTAATGCAGCCACACAGCCAACAGAGGGCTTTACGAGGCCTTGGCAACACTGACGCCAAGTAGCTAGTCAGCATTgggaacttaaaaaaaaaaaaaaaaaaaaaaaaacaaatattgcaGTTTCAGAGTAGATGCACATCTAAATgtagaaagcaagaaaaagtatgttgTATTTTCATGTACAATTGTTAAGATTTAGCAGCAGCACCATTTCCACATACTACTCTGGATTTCTTAATCAACTACAGTAGGTTCCGCAGAACTTAAGTCTATGTTCAGAATGTTTTTCATTGACCCTTTACAAGacttccaaaaataaaacatgagtcTATAAAGTGT
This sequence is a window from Xiphias gladius isolate SHS-SW01 ecotype Sanya breed wild chromosome 22, ASM1685928v1, whole genome shotgun sequence. Protein-coding genes within it:
- the lmna gene encoding lamin isoform X1, which encodes METPSQKRTSRGPNTSPSPARITRLQEKEDLCNLNDRLAVYIDKVRSLEVENAGLRLRITESESLVNRDLSGMKAAYETELADARKTLDQVAKERARLQLELGKIREEQKELKARNSKKESDLEAALARLRDLEALLNSKDASLTTALGEKRALEAEVKDLKAQLAKLDGNLVDAKRQLQDEMLRRVDAENRLQTLKEELEFQKNIYSEELRESKRRYESRVVEIDSGRQQEFESKLAEALTELRGQHEDQVSLYKAELEKTYQSKLENARQSADRNSQLVGAAHEELQQTRIRVEGMSSQLSQLQKQLAASEAKVRDLEEALSRERDLMRRRLEDKEREMAEIRARMQRQLDDYQELLDIKLALDMEINAYRKLLEGEEERLRLSPSPPPTKVTVTRTSGSGHGHTSRLLHSSATASSSRNSSGTASTKKRRLNDNDSETSSMVGGTVTKTRISQHASASGRITVDEVDLEGKYIRLSNKADEDQSLGNWQVKRQVGSATPIVYKFPPKFSLKAGGNVTIWAASGGGTHNPPTDLLWKTQNSWGTGDLLQTILISANGEEMAMRKVTRTLFHDDDDEDMGAHSTSGAENEYNLRSRTVICDSCGQPSERGSGVCSSGGLPEGLVGHSFFMGTNEPRQGRAKPENCSIM
- the lmna gene encoding lamin isoform X2; amino-acid sequence: MLRRVDAENRLQTLKEELEFQKNIYSEELRESKRRYESRVVEIDSGRQQEFESKLAEALTELRGQHEDQVSLYKAELEKTYQSKLENARQSADRNSQLVGAAHEELQQTRIRVEGMSSQLSQLQKQLAASEAKVRDLEEALSRERDLMRRRLEDKEREMAEIRARMQRQLDDYQELLDIKLALDMEINAYRKLLEGEEERLRLSPSPPPTKVTVTRTSGSGHGHTSRLLHSSATASSSRNSSGTASTKKRRLNDNDSETSSMVGGTVTKTRISQHASASGRITVDEVDLEGKYIRLSNKADEDQSLGNWQVKRQVGSATPIVYKFPPKFSLKAGGNVTIWAASGGGTHNPPTDLLWKTQNSWGTGDLLQTILISANGEEMAMRKVTRTLFHDDDDEDMGAHSTSGAENEYNLRSRTVICDSCGQPSERGSGVCSSGGLPEGLVGHSFFMGTNEPRQGRAKPENCSIM